In a single window of the Drosophila miranda strain MSH22 chromosome XL, D.miranda_PacBio2.1, whole genome shotgun sequence genome:
- the LOC108153913 gene encoding uncharacterized protein LOC108153913, whose amino-acid sequence MVQLVLLLLAVGHALASAEELLKITFWIEPLQRAEFDADMVVVLKELDGMRLDIKVSDVSLPLTRSEDDKDMQRFCEILASEGTSIVIDLTYSHWPEGYNMLRAQGIAYVRMERMLRPFLEMFGAFMRQKRANNVAMVFQNSRDAEEAMQQMIIGYPFRTLILDASASDNPRGDFVQRIRALRPTPNYVAMFARGAAMNGLFDKAQKGGIFERPTEWHFVFLDTRDRVFKYKRQAELANRFTLNARAICRSMPMPDLYCGSGFTMQRAMLLNVLRCLINAAQMSPEMPQPIYVECNGTSSSSTTAASSTELATAEPDLESGSWLDWVQWSNFLTFAPPVVRYPDELEAGQPTAVVLPALTFAVNISAGYYSSEHEAKTDLAMWSTLGGGTLRLLNETLSPARRFFRIGTAESMPWSYLRRNEKTGELLRDRKGEPIWEGYCIDFIQRLSQKLNFEYEIVAPQTGHMGEMNEENEWDGVVGDLVRGETDIAIAALKMYSEREEVIDFLPPYYEQTGISIVIRKPVRKTSLFKFMTVLRLEVWLSIVAALVGTAFMIWFMDKYSPYSSRNNRAAYPYACREFTLRESFWFALTSFTPQGGGEAPKAISGRMLVAAYWLFVVLMLATFTANLAAFLTVERMQTPVQSLEQLARQSRINYTVVMESDTHQYFINMKFAEDTLYRMWKELALNASKDFKKFRIWDYPIKEQYGHILLAINSSLPVKDARQGFDNVDAHENADYAFIHDSAEIKYEITRNCNLTEVGEVFAEQPYAVAVQQGSHLGDELSYAILELQKDRFFEELKTRYWNQSNLRNCPISEDQEGITLESLGGVFIATLFGLVLAMITLGLEVVYFKKRKDTLEATITQVKPIEAAEEGGTATEAEASKKAAWHIPLDKHRSAKVSPPPSFEVATFRGKKMPPRVTLGDGKFKPRLGLQSRRKLGALDASMGYME is encoded by the exons ATGGTGCAGCTGGTACTCCTCCTCCTAGCTGTCGGCCACGCCCTGGCCAGTGCCGAAGAGCTGCTCAAGATAA CCTTTTGGATAGAGCCCTTGCAGCGTGCAGAATTCGATGCGGATATGGTGGTGGTGCTCAAGGAGCTGGATGGCATGCGTCTGGACATCAAGGTGTCGGATGTCTCCCTGCCGTTGACCCGCTCCGAAGACGACAAGGATATGCAGCGCT TCTGTGAGATCTTAGCCAGCGAGGGTACCAGCATTGTCATAGATCTCACCTACAGCCACTGGCCGGAGGGCTACAATATGCTGCGTGCCCAGGGCATTGCCTATGTGCGGATGGAGCGCATGCTGCGACCCTTTCTGGAGATGTTTGGGGCCTTCATGCGCCAGAAGCGGGCCAATAATGTGGCGATGGTATTTCAAAATTCCAGGGATGCCGAGGAGGCCATGCAGCAGATGATCATTGGTTATCCATTCCGTACGCTGATCCTCGATGCCAGTGCGAGTGACAACCCCAGGGGGGATTTTGTGCAGCGCATACGAGCCTTGAGGCCCACGCCCAACTATGTGGCGATGTTTGCCCGCGGTGCGGCCATGAATGGACTCTTCGATAAG GCGCAAAAGGGTGGCATATTTGAGCGACCCACCGAATGGCACTTCGTTTTTCTGGATACCCGCGATCGGGTCTTCAAATACAAGCGCCAGGCGGAGCTGGCCAATCGTTTTACCCTAAATGCCCGGGCTATCTGCAGGTCCATGCCCATGCCGGATCTTTACTGCGGCAGCGGATTCACA ATGCAGCGGGCCATGCTGCTGAATGTGCTGCGGTGTCTGATCAATGCCGCTCAGATGAGTCCGGAGATGCCGCAGCCCATCTACGTGGAGTGCAATGGcacttcctcctcctccacaaCCGCCGCATCCTCGACGGAGCTGGCTACAGCGGAGCCCGATCTAGAGTCCGGCTCCTGGCTGGACTGGGTGCAATGGAGCAACTTTCTGACCTTTGCCCCGCCCGTGGTTCGGTATCCGGATGAATTGGAGGCGGGTCAGCCCACAGCAGTCGTCCTGCCGGCCCTCACCTTTGCCGTAAACATCTCCGCTGGCTACTATTCCAGCGAGCATGAGGCCAAGACCGATCTGGCCATGTGGTCGACCCTGGGCGGTGGTACGCTGCGTCTCCTGAACGAAACGCTCAGTCCGGCGCGTCGTTTCTTTCGCATTGGCACCGCCGAGAGCATGCCCTGGAGCTACTTGCGGCGCAACGAGAAAACCGGCGAGCTGCTACGCGACCGCAAGGGAGAGCCCATCTGGGAGGGGTACTGCATTGACTTTATTCAGCGGCTCTCGCAGAAGCTCAACTTCGAGTACGAGATCGTGGCCCCCCAGACGGGGCACATGGGCGAGATGAACGAGGAAAACGAATGGGACGGGGTGGTGGGGGATCTGGTGCGGGGCGAGACCGACATTGCCATTGCCGCCCTGAAGATGTACTCGGAACGGGAGGAGGTCATCGATTTCCTGCCGCCCTACTACGAACAGACGGGCATTTCCATCGTGATCCGCAAACCAGTGCGCAAGACATCCCTGTTCAAGTTCATGACCGTCTTGCGGCTGGAGGTGTGGCTGAGCATTGTGGCCGCCCTGGTGGGCACGGCCTTCATGATCTGGTTCATGGACAAGTACTCGCCATATAGCTCGAGGAACAACCGGGCCGCCTATCCGTATGCCTGTCGAGAGTTTACGCTGCGGGAGAGCTTCTGGTTTGCCCTCACCTCGTTCACGCCGCAGGGCGGTGGCGAGGCGCCAAAGGCCATTTCCGGCCGGATGTTGGTGGCCGCCTACTGGCTGTTTGTGGTCCTCATGCTGGCCACATTCACGGCTAATCTGGCCGCCTTCCTTACGGTGGAGCGCATGCAGACGCCGGTCCAGTCGCTGGAGCAGCTGGCCCGCCAATCGCGCATCAACTACACGGTCGTTATGGAATCGGATACGCATCAGTATTTTATCAATATGAAGTTTGCGGAGGATACGCTTTACCGCATGTGGAAGGAGCTGGCTCTGAACGCCTCCAAGGACTTTAAGAAGTTCCGCATCTGGGATTATCCGATCAAGGAACAGTACGGACACattttgctggccatcaacaGTTCGTTGCCGGTGAAGGACGCCCGACAGGGGTTCGACAATGTGGATGCCCATGAGAATGCCGATTATGCCTTCATCCATGACTCGGCGGAGATCAAGTACGAGATAACCAGAAACTGCAATCTGACGGAGGTGGGCGAGGTGTTTGCCGAACAGCCATATGCGGTGGCCGTCCAGCAGGGCAGCCATCTGGGCGACGAGCTCAGCTATGCCATACTGGAGCTGCAGAAGGATCGGTTCTTCGAGGAGCTCAAGACCAGGTACTGGAATCAATCGAATCTGCGCAATTGTCCGATCTCCGAGGACCAGGAGGGCATCACCTTGGAGAGCCTGGGGGGTGTGTTCATAGCCACACTCTTTGGCCTAGTCCTGGCCATGATCACCCTCGGCCTGGAGGTGGTGTACTTTAAGAAGCGCAAGGACACCTTGGAGGCAACCATCACCCAGGTGAAACCCATTGAGGCGGCAGAGGAAGGCGGCACTGCCACTGAAGCTGAAGCAAGCAAAAAGGCCGCCTGGCATATACCACTGGACAAGCACAGATCGGCCAAGGTATCGCCGCCGCCCTCCTTTGAGGTGGCCACATTCCGGGGCAAAAAGATGCCGCCAAGGGTAACGCTGGGCGATGGCAAGTTCAAGCCGCGGCTTGGCCTGCAATCGCGTCGAAAATTAGGAGCACTTGATGCTTCAATGGGTTACATGGAATGA
- the LOC108153862 gene encoding protein GPR107: protein MRALRISPKQVPPAHILNIKSIVLLVIVTLLSAPHAVLSRKHHLEVRNDMRPYIALSTFGFYTNGHLDVQLSKLTIDGENSSDLFGLSLDKTTIDQLNPYLDSHQNKCILEEPPNMQTRGPILFFVLDLKELKVRVKCSPEWGNMHIYKDITSRHKRNSLAKVSDSALFRQRRDVPPQYSAEGADDLDEHSVEDPMDTEELRQPHVLKPSSPIAVVGKIEMPVDAKPSPKVSADAKMQNGAAPETVKAAPAKIPEQLILDKERLNSLLNPVYKPQKKADIKQEAAAEPKASAAVAAPKEAEVAPAPKQQPVEAPKVASVPPAAAVAAGSAADTESDKTKVENGAEEVAPAPVNPWPSELDPFPGESLPEMGESNNLYKSYKQSHNALCKDSTLPLDRQVIQGVTYYNFTFSMLVASLLDEGLYNLYFHACPNYYAPKIVSFNVDIEENNNGNYLSAGEMPLPALYFMMSLLFFLSGLFWVFILKKSKHTVYKIHYLMAVLVFLKSLSLMFHSINYHFIEKRGEHVETWAILYYIAHLLKGAVLFITIVLIGTGWTFIKHILSDKDKKIFMIVIPLQVLANVAQIITDESDQSDAEFRTWHNIFFFVDLLCCGAILFPIVWSIRHLHEASATDGKAAINLRKLKLFRQFYIMIVCYIYFTRIIVDLLQMTVVFQYAWLDEMFREMATYVFFVLTGYKFRPVSSHPYFTVPDDDDDDEVEVLTGSGLTETVHRIKPLNRGSHGSGSAGSITIIEGNEDERENLIAKRESSHEYD, encoded by the exons ATGCGTGCGCTGAGGATATCCCCGAAGCAGGTGCCACCGGCGCACATCTTAAATATTAAATCAATAGTTTTGCTGGTTATTGTCACACTATTGAGCGCTCCCCATGCTGTGCTATCGCGTAAACATCACCTGGAAGTTCGC AACGATATGCGGCCCTACATTGCACTGAGCACATTCGGTTTTTACACCAACGGCCATTTGGATGTGCAGCTCAGTAAGCTGACCATTGACGGAGAGAATTCCTCGGACTTG TTCGGTCTGTCGCTGGACAAGACCACCATTGACCAATTGAATCCCTATCTGGACTCCCATCAAAACAAATGCATACTCGAGGAGCCGCCAAATATGCAGACCAGGGGACCCATACTATTCTTTGTCCTAGATCTGAAGGAGCTAAA AGTGCGCGTAAAGTGCTCTCCCGAATGGGGCAATATGCACATTTACAAGGATATCACCTCGCGGCACAAGCGCAACTCTTTGGCCAAGGTCAGTGACTCGGCGCTCTTCAGGCAGCGTCGTGATGTCCCACCGCAATATTCTGCCGAAGGCGCCGATGACTTGGACGAACATTCAGTGGAGGATCCCATGGATACTGAAGAGCTGAGACAGCCACATGTCTTAAAACCATCGTCGCCAATCGCCGTAGTGGGTAAAATCGAAATGCCAGTCGATGCAAAGCCCAGCCCCAAAGTCTCGGCTGATGCCAAAATGCAGAATGGGGCTGCTCCCGAGACTGTGAAGGCAGCACCGGCCAAGATTCCCGAACAACTTATCCTGGACAAGGAGCGTTTAAACTCGCTGCTTAATCCCGTATACAAGCCACAGAAGAAGGCTGATATCAAACAGGAGGCTGCTGCCGAGCCAAaggcttctgctgctgttgctgcaccCAAGGAAGCGGAAGTTGCACCAGCCCCCAAACAGCAGCCAGTGGAGGCGCCAAAGGTGGCTTCAGTCccaccagcagctgctgtagcAGCAGGCTCAGCGGCTGACACTGAATCCGACAAGACCAAAGTCGAAAACGGTGCTGAAGAAGTGGCGCCAGCTCCAGTTAATCCCTGGCCCTCTGAGCTGGACCCCTTTCCCGGCGAAAGTCTGCCCGAAATGGGGGAGAGCAACAACTTGTACAAGTCGTACAAGCAATCGCATAATGCACTGTGCAAGGACTCTACGCTGCCGCTGGACAGACAGGTCATCCAGGGCGTGACATATTACAACTTTACCTTCTCCATGCTGGTGGCCTCACTGCTGGATGAGGGCCTCTACAACTTGTACTTCCATGCCTGTCCCAATTACTATGCGCCCAAAATAGTGTCCTTCAAT GTGGACATAGAGGAGAATAACAATGGCAACTATCTGTCGGCGGGCGAGATGCCCCTGCCCGCGCTGTACTTTATGATGAGTCTGCTCTTCTTCCTGTCCGGCCTCTTTTGGGTGTTCATCCTAAAGAAGAGCAAGCACACTGTGTATAAAATTCATTACTTGATGGCTGTGCTGGTGTTCCTCAAGTCGCTCTCCCTGATGTTCCATTCAATCAACTACCATTTCATTGAGAAGCGTGGCGAACATGTGGAGACCTGGGCAATACTCTACTATATAGCCCATCTGCTCAAGGGGGCTGTGCTCTTTATAACAATTGTCCTCATTGGCACTGGCTGGACCTTCATCAAGCACATCCTCTCGGACAAGGACAAGAAGATCTTTATGATCGTGATTCCACTGCAA GTTCTGGCTAATGTGGCCCAAATCATCACAGATGAATCGGATCAGAGCGATGCCGAGTTCCGCACTTGGCACAACATTTTCTTCTTTGTGGATCTGCTGTGCTGCGGTGCCATACTGTTTCCCATTGTGTGGTCCATACGGCACCTGCATGAGGCCTCGGCCACCGACGGCAAGGCGGCCATCAATTTGCGCAAACTGAAGCTCTTCCGCCAGTTCTACATTATGATCGTTTGCTATATCTACTTTACGCGCATCATTGTCGATCTGCTCCAGATGACGGTGGTGTTCCAGTATGCCTGGCTAGACGAAATGTTTCGCGAGATGGCCACCTATGTGTTCTTCGTGCTGACGGGCTATAAATTCCGTCCAGTTTCATCGCATCCATATTTCACAGTGcccgacgacgatgatgacgatgaggtGGAGGTACTCACTGGTTCTGGCCTTACCGAAACAGTGCATCGCATCAAGCCCCTGAATCGCGGCAGCCATGGCAGCGGCTCTGCTGGTAGCATAACTATCATCGAGGGCAATGAGGATGAGCGCGAGAATCTAATTGCAAAACGAGAATCAAGTCATGAATACGATTAG
- the LOC108165424 gene encoding gustatory receptor 8a — MMSGRLGRVLHFHLRVYQVLGFHGLPLPGDERPHRTRQLLRAWSLFILMGLSGMVAVCLTSDLEFLYKGDLFGCVNDGMKFIFSELAVLSIYAETMASQRPLARFWWLHGKLNRQQQHASWRLSRPVSIRSELRQYRRYLISLYGILVGEILINIWLWQVQPADMHLILFWSTFEPLVFIMYMRNVQFVLHMELLRQQLAQLERELSLLAEYSRFASLTGRSFKDFGHFLRRRLLQKQCVYNDVHEMYTCFQRAFRFSTLTVLLSIYVRIAVDCYFMYYTIYISIANLDYSLILPALFEIPAFIYASQSCMVIVPRIAYQLHNIVTETGCCGFADLSLQIQNFSLQILHQPLCINCLGVTILDCCLLTRIVCSVGTYIIYTIQFIPKFSNQ; from the exons ATGATGAGCGGGCGTTTGGGCCGCGTCCTGCACTTTCATCTGCGTGTCTACCAGGTGCTCGGCTTCCATGGCCTGCCTCTGCCAGGGGATGAACGGCCGCACAGGACACGCCAATTGCTCCGAGCCTGGAGCCTGTTCATCCTTATGGGGTTGAGTGGAATGGTAGCCGTGTGCCTGACCAGCGATCTGGAGTTTCTCTATAAGGGCGACCTGTTCGGCTGCGTGAACGATGGCATGAAGTTCATATTCTCAGAGCTTGCAGTGCTGTCCATCTATGCTGAGACGATGGCCAGCCAGCGGCCCCTGGCCCGCTTCTGGTGGCTCCATGGGAAGCTCAacaggcaacagcagcacGCCAGTTGGCGGCTGTCCCGGCCAGTCTCCATACGGAGCGAATTGCGTCAGTACCGACGCTACCTGATCTCGCTGTACGGCATCTTGGTGGGGGAGATTCTCATCAACATCTGGCTGTGGCAGGTGCAGCCCGCCGACATGCACTTGATACTCTTCTGGAGCACATTCGAGCCGCTCGTTTTCATCATGTACATGCGGAACGTACAGTTTGTGCTGCACATGGAGCTGCTCCGCCAGCAGCTGGCCCAGCTCGAACGGGAGCTTTCCCTACTGGCAGAGTACTCGCGATTTGCCAGCCTAACGGGTCGCAGCTTCAAGGACTTTGGGCACTTCCTGCGCCGCCGGCTGTTGCAGAAGCAGTGCGTCTACAACGATGTCCATGAGATGTACACCTGCTTCCAGCGGgcctttcgcttctccacacTGACCGTTCTGCTCTCGATCTATGTGCGGATTGCAGTCGATTGCTATTTTATGTACTACACCATCTACATATCCATTGCCAATTTGG ATTACTCCTTGATTTTGCCCGCCTTGTTCGAGATACCCGCCTTCATCTATGCCTCGCAGAGCTGCATGGTGATAGTTCCACGGATAGCCTATCAGCTGCACAATATTGTCACGGAAACGGGATGTTGTGGCTTTGCAGATCTCTCTTTGCAG ATTCAGAACTTTTCTTTGCAAATCCTTCATCAGCCACTGTGCATCAATTGCCTGGGCGTCACCATCTTGGACTGTTGTCTGCTCACGCGG ATTGTCTGTTCGGTGGGCACCTACATCATCTACACCATTCAATTTATACCAAAGTTTAGCAATCAATAA
- the LOC108165520 gene encoding uncharacterized protein LOC108165520 — MTTNQTACALQENQIPVDSYRMHSKPPPTMTVGRMAPWPLLLLLLVFYWCSSVAAFGNEYVHIKVHVPKEQGGEPEVAKVIHHYHHHPHPHQLQRLQRGRGAPPPPPPKPKHPSPLLESVILSDLDKPLHMSEHAEYLNHAKELADHLTESFNKKPPPPPPLRLPPKKKVNTYTIIEEQHSSRPAPAPAPVHSGYGYEDHPEHSVETYRVIESRPQLNHHHHHKQHHAHLEEDDDDLGYHYPHSSRSYLHHIGGAYAEPAPVEEHIEQETEPGYSYSAPYAHSGRGPKSGRAPAYTLEAPEESSSAYGYDYSRPSGGSGSSSSGGGSSSGFRPSPQLPSGSEGYEDEVADTYGAPAPARRRRPALVDWPEDTGFNSAAPETYNGVDSYNVGHVQGFGSGGYQYSGPYL, encoded by the coding sequence ATGACAACGAATCAGACCGCGTGCGCGCTTCAAGAGAACCAGATACCCGTCGACAGCTACAGAATGCACTCGAAGCCGCCTCCGACCATGACCGTGGGACGCATGGCCCCATGGCCGCTGCTCCTCCTCTTGCTGGTGTTCTACTGGTGTTCCTCGGTGGCCGCCTTTGGCAACGAGTATGTCCACATCAAGGTGCATGTGCCCAAGGAGCAGGGCGGTGAGCCCGAGGTGGCCAAAGTGATCCACCATTACCATCACCATCCGCATCCCCATCAGCTGCAGCGCCTGCAGCGGGGTCGTGGAGCAcctccaccaccaccacccaaGCCGAAGCACCCCAGTCCCCTGCTGGAGAGCGTCATTCTCTCCGATCTGGACAAGCCGCTGCACATGAGCGAGCACGCCGAGTACCTGAACCACGCCAAGGAGCTGGCCGATCATCTCACGGAGTCGTTCAACAAGAagccaccaccgccgccaccacTGCGACTGCCACCCAAGAAGAAGGTGAACACCTACACGATCATCGAGGAGCAGCACAGCTCCaggccagctccagccccagctccagtgCACAGTGGCTACGGGTATGAGGATCATCCGGAGCACAGTGTGGAGACGTACCGAGTGATTGAGTCCCGCCCCCAGCTGAACCACCACCATCACCACAAGCAACACCATGCCCATCTGGAGGAGGATGATGACGATCTGGGCTACCACTACCCGCACTCATCGCGATCCTATCTGCATCATATTGGTGGCGCCTACGCAGAGCCCGCTCCCGTCGAGGAGCACATTGAGCAGGAGACGGAGCCGGGCTACAGCTACTCTGCTCCCTACGCCCACTCTGGACGCGGCCCCAAGTCGGGCCGGGCTCCGGCCTACACCCTGGAGGCCCCCGAGGAGTCGTCGTCCGCCTACGGCTATGACTACTCCAGGCcaagcggcggcagcggcagcagcagcagtggtgGTGGAAGCAGCTCGGGCTTCCGACCATCCCCACAGCTGCCCAGCGGCAGCGAGGGCTACGAGGATGAGGTGGCGGACACGTATGGGGCGCCAGCTCCAGCACGTCGTCGTCGACCGGCTCTGGTGGATTGGCCAGAGGACACGGGATTCAACAGTGCCGCCCCCGAGACGTACAACGGTGTCGACAGCTACAACGTAGGTCATGTCCAGGGCTTCGGCAGCGGTGGCTATCAGTACAGTGGGCCCTATCTGTAG